The DNA sequence tgtctctgtgctgtctagaATTAAACCTATGTCTCATTTGATACAGTTACATTTACAGCTCAGACTGCACTATAGTGTAAATGAACTATATACTGGGGTGAGTTTCCCAGAAACATAAAGGTGATTACTAGATCACTGGTTGTCCATTGCCCACCTATGGATGTATGATCTTACTGCTAAAGACGATCTTTATGTGTTTGGGAAACTGGTCCCAGGTCAGTATGTCTAGTCATGTTTTGGTTGAGAGGACATTCCTGAACTATAATGGTTTTCTCTCCAGCTGGCTCGATACCTGAACAGAACGTACTGGGAGAAGAAACAGGAAGAGGCACGTAAGAGTCCCACCCCATCTGCCCCTGCCCCCGTACCATTGGCTACTGAGCCCCTGCCAATCAGCCAGCCCCAGCCAGTGGAAACGGTCGCACCACTCCCAGCACAAGTCGTCATGGCCCCGCCTCCAGTCAACATAGTGGAGGTTAGTTGTACACTGCTGTGTTATGAGAGATGGAAGACAAACAGATTTTCTTATTTGTTCAGGTGAAAATTCATGCATAGCAGCAGAGATTGAAGTAGATTTAGATTAGAAATGACTACATGCTCTTTGTCATTAGCTGTTTGTTCCTGCTGATTgactccctccttcctcttcctccctttctcctctcgccttcctccctttctcctcttcctccctttctcctctcgccttcctccctttctcctctcgccttcctccctttctcctctcgccttcctccctttctcctctcgccttcctccctttctcctctcgccttcctccctttctcctctcgccttcctccctttctcctcttcctccctttctcctctcccctttctcctctcccctttctccctttctcctctccccttcctccctttctcttctcctcttcctccctttctcttctcctcttcctccctttctcttctcctcttcctccctttctcttctcctcttcctccctttctcttctcctcttcctccctttctcttctcctcttcctccctttctcttctcctcttcctccctttctcctctcctcttcctccctttctcctctcttcttccaccACCCCCAGCAGCAGTATCAGAACGGTGAGTCGGAGGAGAACCACGATGCGTTCCTGAAGGCTCTGCAGAACGCGGTCACCACCTTCCTGAACCGTATGAAGAGTAACCACATGCGCGGTCGCAGCATCACCAACGACAGCGCTGTGCTCTCCCTCTTCCAGTCCATCAACACCATGCACCCCCAGCTACTGGACATCCTCAATCAGCTGGACGAGAAGAGACGTGAGTTAGGGGGGAGATTTGGTTCTGTGGGGGGGACTTTGTTTCAGTGTTTGTTTATGTAAGAGAGATTCTCTGAAGCCGGGATTCAATCTGATCGTGCTTTGTCTGCAATGCATGTTTTAAAAACCATGTTCCCATGTTTGTGGAGACCACATTCACTGTAAACAATATGTCTCAATCAGGATTATCCTATAAATGGCATGTTCAATCCCGGCCTCACTCTTGCTCAAACCGTGAGCATGTCTGTCTGCTTGTTGGTTTACCATGTTTGTTGTCTTGGTCCTGTACAGTTTAACCACTGTCTAACTAAACATCTCCATGTCTGTCTGCTTGTTGGTTTATCATGTTTGTTGTCTTGGTCCTGTACAGTTTAACCACTAACTGAACATCTCCATGTCTGTCTGCTTGTTGGTTTATCATGTTTGTTGTTTTGGTCCTGTACAGTTTAACCACTAACTGAACATCTCCATGTCTGTCTGCTTGTTGGTTTACCATGTTTGTTGTCTTGGTCCTGTACAGTTTAACCACTAACTGAACatctccatgtctgtctgccaGTGTACTACGAGGGTCTGCAGGACAAGCTGGCCCAGGTGCGTGACGCGAGAGCCGCCCTGAACGCCCTACGAGACGAACACAGAGAGAAGCTGCGTCGTGCTGCCGAGGaggcggagagacagagacagatccagctGGCCCAGAAACTAGAGATCATGAGACAGAAGAAACAGGTGACAGAactggggaaaaacaggactGGGAGTCTGTTTAGGAGGGGTGCTATGTTATAGATAATAACAGGGCTGGGAGTCTGTTTAGGAGGGGTGCTATGTTATAGATTATAACAGGGCTGGGAGTCTGTTTAGGAGGGGTGCTATGTTATAGATTATAACAGGGCTGGGAGTCTGTTTAGGAGGGGTGCTATGTTATAGATTATAACAGGGCTGGGAGTCTGTTTAGGAGGGGTGCTATGTTATAGATAACAACAGGACTGGGAGTCTGTTTAGGAGGGGTGCTATGTTATAGATTATAACAGGTGACAGACTGGGGAACAACAGGACTGGGAGTCTGTTTAGGAGGGGTGCTATGTTATAGATAATAACAGGTGACAGACTGGGGAACAACAGGGCTGGGAGTCTGTTTAGGAGGGGTGCTATGTTATAGATAACAACAGGGCTGGGAGTCTGTTTAGGAGGGGTGCTATGTTATAGATAACAACAGGGCTGGGAGTCTGTTTAGGAGGGGTGCTATGTTATAGATAATAACAGGTGACAGACTGGGGAACAACAGGGCTGGGAGTCTGTTTAGATATATTGTGTAGAACAGATCAGCTGTAGTGTTTAAAGGCTAAGTGCAGTGAAAAACGTGATTTCCCTGTTATTCACGTGGTGAGGTATGGGTTGTTCTGCAGTAGGGGGTTAGTCACATGATGAGGTATGGGTTGTTCTGCAGTAGGGGGTTAGTCACATGATGAGGTATGGGTTGTTCTGCGGTAGGGGGTTAGTCACATGAGGTATGGGTTGTTCTGCGGTAGGGGGTTAGTCACATGATGAGGTATGGGTTGTTCTGCGGTAGGGGGTTAGTCACATGATGAGGTATGGGTTGTTCTGCGGTAGGGGGTTAGTCACATGATGAGGTATGGGTTGTTCTGCAGTAGGGGGTTAGTCACATGATGAGGTATGGGTTGTTCTGCGGTAGGGGGTTAGTCACATGATGAGGTATGGGTTGTTCTGCGGTAGGGGGTTAGTCACATGAGGTATGGGTTGTTATGTAGTAGGGGGTTAGTCACATGATGAGGTATGGGTTGTTCTGCAGTAGGGGGTTAGTCACATGATGAGGTATGGGTTGTTCTGTGGTAGGGGGTTAGTCACATGATGAGGTAGGGGTTGTTATGCAGTAGGGGTTGTTCTGTGGTAGGGGGTTAGTCACATGAGGTATGGGTTGTTCTGTGGTAGGGGGTTAGTCACATGATGAGGTATGGGTTGTTATCCAGTAGGGGGTTAGTCACATGATGAGGTATGGGTTGTTATCCAGTAGGGGTTGTTATCCAGTAGGGGGTTAGTCACATGATGAGGTATGGGTTGTTATGCAGTAGGGGTTGTTATCCAGTAGGGGGTTAGTCACATGATGAGGTATGGGTTGTTCTGCGGTAGGGGTTAGTCACATGATGAGGTATGGGTTGTTCTGTGGTAGGGGGTTAGTCACATGATGAGGTAGGGGTTGTTATGCAGTAGGGGTTGTTCTGTGGTAGGGGGTTAGTCACATGAGGTATGGGTTGTTCTGTGGTAGGGGGTTAGTCACATGATGAGGTATGGGTTGTTATGTAGTAGGGGGTTAGTCACATGGTGAGGTATGGGTTGTTATCCAGTAGGGGGTTAGTCACATGATGAGGTATGGGTTGTTCTGTGGTAGGGGGTTAGTCACATGATGAGGTATGGGTTGTTCTGCGGTAGGGGTTAGTCACATGATGAGGTATGGGTTAGTCACATGAAGAGGTATGGGTTGTTCTGCAGTAGGGGTTAGTCACATGATGAGGTATGGGTTGTTATGCGGTAGGGGGTTAGTCACATGATGTATATGGTGTCTGATGTGGTGACTGTGTTTCAGGAGTACCTAGAGATGCAGCGTCAGCCTGTTAGGTGGTATATGGTGTCTGATATGGTGTCTGATGTGGTGACTGTTTCAGGAGTACCTAGAGATGCAGCGTCAGCCTGTTAGGTGGTATATGGTGTCTGATATGGTGTCTGATGTGGTGACTGTTTCAGGAGTACCTAGAGATGCAGCGTCAGCCTGTTAGGTGGTGTCTGATGTGGTGTCTGATGTGGGGACTGTTTCAGGAGTACCTAGAGATGCAGCGTCAGCCTGTTAGGTGGTATATGGTGTCTGATGTGGTGTCTGATGTGGTGACTGTTTCAGGAGTACCTAGAGATGCAGCGTCAGCTGGCCATCCAGCGACTccaggagcaggagaaggagagacagatgagGCTGGAGCAACAGAAACACACCATCCAGATGAGAGCCCAGATGCCTGCCTTCCCCATGCCCTACCCACAGGTAGACACTACACTATAACCTAcccacaggtagacactatactataacctacccacaggtagacactatactataacctacccacaggtagacactatactataacctacccacaggtagacactataCTATAACCTACCCACAGGTAGACACTACACTATAACCTAcccacaggtagacactatactataacctacccacaggtagacactatactataacctacccacaggtagacactatactataacctacccacaggtagacactataCTATAACCTACCCACAGGTAGACACTACACTATAACCTAcccacaggtagacactataCTATAACCTACCTACAGGTAGACACTATACTATAACCTAcccacaggtagacactatactataacctacccacaggtagacactatactataccctacccacaggtagacactatactataccctaaccacaggtagacactacactgtaccctacccacaggtagacactatactataccctacccacaggtagacacactatactataacctacccacaggtagacactataCTATAACCATGcccacaggtagacactatactataccctacccacaggtagacactatactatactataccatgcccacaggtagacactatactataccatgcccacaggtagacactatactataccctacccacaggtagacactatactataccctacccacaggtagacactacactatatcctacccacaggtagacactacactatatcctacccacaggtagacactataCTTTACCCTAcccacaggtagacactataCCAAGCCCTAcccacaggtagacactataCCAAGCCCTACCCACAggtatacactacactataccatgcccacaggtagacactatactataccatgcccacaggtagacactacactataccatgcccacaggtagacactacactataccatgcccacaggtagacactatactataccctacccacaggtagacactataCCAAGCCCTACCCACAGGTAGACACTACTCGATACCATGCCCACAggtatacactacactataccatgctcacaggtagacactatactatactatgcccacaggtagacactacactataccatgcccacaggtagacactatactataccatgcccacaggtagacactacactataccatgcccacaggtagacactatactataccatgcccacaggtagacactacactataccatgcCCACAAGtagacactacactatactataccatgcccacaggtagacactatactatactataccatgcccacaggtagacactacactatactataccatgcccacaggtagacactacactataccatgcccacaggtagacactatactataccatgcccacaggtagacactatactataccatgcccacaggtagacactatactatactatacccacaggtagacactatactatacccacaggtagacactatactataccctacccacaggtagacactatactataccctacccacaggtagacactatactataacctacccacaggtagacactatactataccctacCCACAggtatacactatactataccctacCCACAGGTAGACACTATGCTATACCCTAcccacaggtagacactataCCAAGCCCTACCCACAGGTAGACACTACTCGATACCATGCCCACAggtatacactatactataccatgcccacaggtagacactacactataccatgcccacaggtagacactatactatactatgcccacaggtagacactatactataccatgcccacaggtagacactatactataccatgcccacaggtagacactatactatactatgccacAGTGTAGAGGCCTTCTCTCTGGCCGGCACACGGGGGAGGCCTTCTCTCTGGCCGGCACACGGGGGAGGCCTTCTCTCCGGCCGGCACACGGGGGAGGCCTTCTCTCCGGCCGGCGCAAGGGGGAGTTAGTCTTTAAACAGATCCTTGGGGAAGACGTGTCACgacactgttagtctacagagGTTCTGTGTAAATGATTGCTGCAGAGGAGTTTAACCTGGCATTTACCTTAGTGGCTGTTCTTTTTGTCCAGCTCTTGTGTAAATTCCTCTCCTTTTCACCCTAGATGCAGTCTTTGCCCCCCAACGTGGCAGGAGGGGTGGTGTACGGGCAGCCGGGGGGACCCCCCAGTTACCCAGGCACCTTTAGCCCCTCAGGGTCAGTGGAGGGGTCGCCCATGCACAACGTCTACATGAACCAGCCTGGACCAGGACAGTACCAGGCCATGCCTCCAGGTTAGTACAGACCCCAATAAGTCAAATGTTTGTGTCATGGTAGTTAGTCTGGGGGCCAGCATGGTAGTTAGTCTGGGGGCCTGCATGGTAGTTAGTCTGGGGGCCTGCATGGTAGTTAGTCTAGGGGCCAGCATGTCTAGTTGAATAGCATGGTAGTTAGTCTAGGGGCCTGCATGTCTAGTTGAATAGCATGGTAGTTAGTCTAGGGGCCTGCATGGTAGTTAGTCTAGGGGCCAGCATGTCTAGTTGAATAGCATGGTAGTTAGTCTGGGGGCCAGCATGGTAGTTAGTGTGGGGGCCAGCATGGTAGTTAGTCTAGGGGCCAGCTTGTCTTGTTGAATAGCATGGTAGTTAGTCTAGGGGCCAGCATGGTAGTTAGTCTGGGGGCCTGCATGGTAGTTAGTCTGGGGGCCTGCATGGTAGTTAGTCTAGGGGCCAGCTTGTCTTGTTGAATAGCATGGTAGTTAGTCTAGGGGCCAGCATCGTAGTTAGTCTGGGGGCCAGCATGTCTAGTTGAATAGCATGGTAGTTAGTCTAGGGGCCAGCATGGTAGTTAGTCTAGGGGCCAGCATGTCTTGTTGAATAGCATGGTAGTTAGTCTAGGGGCCAGAATATCTAGTTGAATAGCATGGTAGTTAGTCTGGGGGCCAGCATGTCTAGTTGAATAGCATGGTAGTTAGTCTAGGGGCCAGCATGGTAGTTAGTCTGGGGGCCAGCATGTCTTGTTGAATAGCATGGTAGTTAGTCTAGGGGCCAGCATGGTAGTTAGTCTGGGGGCCAGCATGGTAGTTAGTCTAGGGGCCTGCATGGTAGTTAGTCTGGGGGCCAGCATGGTAGTTAGTCTAGGGGCCTGCATGGTAGTTAGTCTGGGGGCCAGCATGGTAGTTAGTCTAGGGGCCAGCATGGTAGTTAGTCTGGGGGCCAGCATGTCTAGTTGAATAGCATGGTAGTTAGTCTAGGGGCCTGCATGTCTAGTTGAATAGCATGTTAGTTAGTCTGGGGGCCAGCATGGTAGTTAGTCTGGGGGCCAGCATGGTAGTTAGTCTAGGGGCCAGCATGTCTAGTTGAATAGCATGGTAGTTAGTCTAGGGGCCTGCATGTCTAGTTGAATAGCATGGTAGTTAGTCTGGGGGCCTGCATGTCTAGTTGAATAGCATGGTATTTAGTCTAGGGGCCAGCATGGTAGTTAGTCTAGGGGCCAGCATGTCTAGTTGAATAGCATGTTAGTTAGTCTGGGGGCCAGCATGGTAGTTAGTCTGGGAGCCAGCATGGTagtttctgtatggacctggctttgtgctcgggggcattgtcatgctgaaacaggaaagggccttcctcataCTGTTgccaccattattcctccttcactaAACTTCCTCCTTCATGACAGTTGGCACTATCCATTGGACCTGTTatcattctcctggcatcctccaaccCCATTGAGCGTGGTGATCTTagtcttgtgtgcggctgctcgtccatggaaacccatttcatgttattgtgctgacgttgcttccagaggcagtttggaactcggtagtgagtctTGCAATCGAGGATAGATGAtttttacatgcttcagcactcagctttcccgttctgtgagcttgagctcctagacgtttccacttcacaataacagcacttacagttgaccggggaaactctagcagggcagaaatgtaaccaactgacttgttggaaaggtggcatcctatgacggtgccacgttgaaagtcactgagctcttcagtaaggccattctactgtcaatgtttgtctatggagattacatggctgtgtgcttgattttatacacctgccagcagcaggtgtggctgaaatagctgaatccactcatttgaaggggtgtcctcatacttctGTATATATTGTGTACATTGACCTTCTGTAACGTGACTCTCCTGTGTTTGCCTCCCTGCTCCAGACCCCAACATGTACATGTACCAGCCTGCAGGAACCAATGGGCAGCCTGCACCCCCTGGCCAGGCCCTGCCCACTACTAGCCCCGCCTACTCTAACTACCAGCCCACACCCACACAGGGATACCAGGTGAGAACAGAAGGGGGAGTGTCATGCCTGTTACCAAACTATTGGTGTTGAAATGGAAACGTGCTCGTGGACTTCCTCATGCTGAGTTTGTCGTCTAGGTAACTAGGTTTCCTCCTTAATGTGAACCACATGATGTAATGCCTGATGTCAAGTCCCAATGAGAGGCTCAGCAATACACCGTCAGATCTAATCAGATGCTGTTTGTCACATGAGCCCgaaaccaacaggtgtagagaccttacagtgaaatgctgactgacaagcccttaaccaacaggtgtagagaccttacagtgaaatgctgactgacaagcccttaaccaacaggtgtagagaccttacagtgaaatgctgactgacaagtccttaaccaacaggtgtagagaccttacagtgaaatgctgactgacaagtccttaaccaacaggtgtagagaccttacagtgaaatgctgactgacaagtccttaaccaacaggtgtagagaccttacagtgaaatgctgactgacaagtccttaaccaacaggtgtagagaccttacagtgaaatgctgactgacaagtccttaaccaacaggtgtagagaccttacagtgaaatgctgactgacaagcccttaaccaacaggtgtagagaccttacagtgaaatgctgactgacaagcccttaaccaacaataatagtaggctttatacagggggtactggtacagagtctatgaGCGGGGGCACGGTTAgctgaggtaattgaggtaatatgtacatgtaggtagagttaaagtgactatacatagataataacagagagtagcagcagtgttaaaGAGGGTCTGGGTAGCCCATTGATTAGCtggtcaggagtcttatggctggggggtagaagctggtcaggagtcttatggctggggggtagaagctggtcaggagtcttatggctggggggtagaagctggtcaggagtcttatggctggggggtagaagctggtcaggagtcttatggctggggggtagaagctgttcagtagtcttatggctggggggtagaagctggtcagtagtcttatggcttggggggtagaagctggtcagtagtcttatggctggggggtagaagctggtcagtagtcttatggcttggggggtagaagctgttcagtagtcttatggctggggggtagaagctgttcagtagtcttatggctggggggtagaagctgttcagtagtcttatggctggggggtagaagctgttcagtagtcttatggctggggggtagaagctggtcagtagtcttatggctggggggtagaagctggtcagtagtcttatggctggggggtagaagctggtcagtagtcttatggctggggggtagaagctgttcagtagtcttatggcttggggggtagaagctggtcagtagtcttatggctggggggtagaagctgttaaggagcctctcGGTACACTgacctcgacaaaccatttctgtatggacctggctttgtgcTCGGGGGCaacgtcatgctgaaacaggaaagggccttcctcataCTGTTgccaccattattcctccttcatgaCAGTTGGCACTCTCCATTGGGacctggtgctccggtaccactgaCCTGGACTCCTTTTTAAAATGGGCTTCAGGTTTCATGTCCCTCTTTCATTTTGTGTCCCTGTCCTCACTGACTTTCCAAAGCtgctgctcctcttcctcctcttcctcctccttattTAGCATCATAATGTGATGATGTTTATAAAGGGAGTCAAAGGTCAAAGTgggtcctcttcctcttcctcctcctcctccttatttAGCATCATAATGTGATGATGTTTATAAAGGGAGTCAAAGGTCAACgtggctcctcctcttcctcctcctcctcctcctcctccttatttAGCATCATAATGTGATGATGTTTATAAAGGGAGTCAAAGGTCAACgtggctcctcctcttcctcctcctcctcatttagCATCATAATGTGATGTTTATAAAGGGAGTCAAGCGGCTCATGACTAGTGGTTATAATCTATTATAACCACATCATAATACATTCTACATGTAGGCTTTAAATCATCTGTTAGCGACATCTGTAATGTTAATGTTGTCATCGGTCTCAGCAGAACGTGGTGTCCCAGGCCCAGTCTCTGCCCCCTATGCCCCAGCCTCCCCCCACTAACGGTATGTCCTACGTGGCCTACCCTCCACCCTACGCCATGCAGAGTATGATGGCAGCCCTACCTGGGCAGGACCCCAACATGCCCCCACAACAACCCTACATGCAGGGCCCAGGACAACAGCCCATGTACCAACAGGTAGGAGTTCTtggtttctctcttccccctctcttcttctcttcccctctctcttcctctcttcccctctctccctcctctctctcctctcttcctctccctcctctcttcctttctccctcctctctctcgccctcttcccttcctctcactcactcactcactcactcactaactctctctctctctgcataatGTTGCCTGTCTGTGGGGGACTTCTGATTCCGTATGTCAGAGGCTTGTTTGTTCTATGTAGTGGGAGTTGCAGTGAGGGATTGATGGTAATCTAATCTCTCTCACActacttctgtctctctctgtgtagatggcTCCCCCTGGTGGCCCCCAGCAGCAGGttcagcagcagcagcctccGCAGGTCCATCCAGGCAGCGAGGCACAGCTCATTTCCTTCGACTGATCCATCCACCTGGCTAGCTCAGCTTAACGTTACCACCTGCTGCTGGCAGAGTTCAACAcactacaccctctctctcctcttctgtcctcacctctcttctctctcctcttctgtcctcacctctcttctctctcctcttctgtcctcacctctcttctctctcctcttctgtcctcacctctcttctctctcctcttctgtcctcacctctcttctctctcctcttctgtcctcacctctcttctctctcctcttctgtcctcacctctc is a window from the Oncorhynchus kisutch isolate 150728-3 unplaced genomic scaffold, Okis_V2 Okis06b-Okis10b_hom, whole genome shotgun sequence genome containing:
- the LOC116360007 gene encoding hepatocyte growth factor-regulated tyrosine kinase substrate-like isoform X2, giving the protein MGKGGGTFERLLDKATSQLLLETDWESILQICDLIRQGDTQAKYAIGAIKKKLMDKNPHVALYGLEVLESVVKNCGQTVHDEVACKTTMEELKDLLKTEPNVRNKILYLIQAWAHAFRNEPKYKVVQDTYQIMKVEGHVFPEFKESDAMFAAERAPDWVDAEECHRCRVQFGVMTRKHHCRACGQIFCGKCSSKYSTIPKFGIEKEVRVCEPCHELLNNHPSLSPPPRKAEGGKPVGTSTSVTPGPAELPPEYLTSPLSQQSQVVVQETVPPKRDEAALQEEEELQLAIALSQSEAEEKERMRQKNSYGVYPKADPAPVTSSAPPVNSLYSSPVNSSAPSAEDVDPELARYLNRTYWEKKQEEARKSPTPSAPAPVPLATEPLPISQPQPVETVAPLPAQVVMAPPPVNIVEQQYQNGESEENHDAFLKALQNAVTTFLNRMKSNHMRGRSITNDSAVLSLFQSINTMHPQLLDILNQLDEKRLYYEGLQDKLAQVRDARAALNALRDEHREKLRRAAEEAERQRQIQLAQKLEIMRQKKQEYLEMQRQLAIQRLQEQEKERQMRLEQQKHTIQMRAQMPAFPMPYPQMQSLPPNVAGGVVYGQPGGPPSYPGTFSPSGSVEGSPMHNVYMNQPGPGQYQAMPPDPNMYMYQPAGTNGQPAPPGQALPTTSPAYSNYQPTPTQGYQNVVSQAQSLPPMPQPPPTNGMSYVAYPPPYAMQSMMAALPGQDPNMPPQQPYMQGPGQQPMYQQMAPPGGPQQQVQQQQPPQVHPGSEAQLISFD